The sequence CGCTTGGCGAGCGGCGCGGGGTTGCTCGCTTCGGCCACGCGATCGTCCCGATGGACGAGGCGCTGGTGCTTGCGGCGGTGGACCTGTCGGGCCGGCCGCTCCTCGTCTGGGACGTACCGGCGCTGGACGCTTCCGGGACCAGGCTTGGCGAGATGGACGCAGAGCTGGTAAGGGAGTTCTTCCAGGCGCTGGCCGGGGCGGGGCGCCTTACGCTTCACGTCCGGCAGCTTTCGGGACGTAATCGGCACCACGTGGCGGAGGCGGCCTTCAAAGCCTTTGCCCGAGCGATCCGCCGGGCGGTGGCCATTGACCCAGACCGGCCGGATCGCATCCCTTCGACCAAGGAGCTTCTGTAGGATGGCGGCCGTCGGACTGGTTGATTACGGCATGGGTAACCTGGCCTCGGTGGAGCGGGCGATCCGGGCAGCCGCACCAGGCCTCGAG comes from Bacillota bacterium and encodes:
- the hisB gene encoding imidazoleglycerol-phosphate dehydratase HisB, with the translated sequence MSSQTPSGRRVELERATAETRVSLSLCLDGQGATRVKTGIGFFDHMLTSLGHHALFDLDLTVAGDLHVDAHHTVEDAALALGAAVDRALGERRGVARFGHAIVPMDEALVLAAVDLSGRPLLVWDVPALDASGTRLGEMDAELVREFFQALAGAGRLTLHVRQLSGRNRHHVAEAAFKAFARAIRRAVAIDPDRPDRIPSTKELL